In Paenibacillus sp. BIC5C1, a genomic segment contains:
- a CDS encoding ABC transporter substrate-binding protein, giving the protein MRKKWLSGVMAMAMSTVLILSGCSSTSNEGTGNSPAPAEGSEPPAEVAAQDTMIMGRGGDSVALDPAIVTDGESLKIGHQVFDSLLDYKEGGTEVVPGLAESWEISADGLKYDFKLKSGVKFHDGTDFNAEAVVFNFNRWSDPASEYKFEGDSFDYYDSMFGPEDGRVIKEVKAIDETTVEFTLNQPQAPFLQNIAMTPFGIASPTAIQEKKENFKSEPVGTGPFVFKEWKRNDSITLEKNPNYWKEGLPKLNKVIVRSIPDNTARFNALQNGEIDIMEDLNPDDLSILEGNSELQKIERPPFNVSYIGFNFKKKPFDNVKVRQALNHAVNKQGIIDAFFAGQAQAAVNPMPPTLWGYNDSIEDYAYDLEKAKALLAEAGYPDGLPDPVTFYAMPVSRPYMPDGKKVAEAIQADFEKIGVTVNIESPEWATYLDDAKAGVKDDIYMLGWTGDNGDPDNFLYTLLDKDAIPGNNRSFYVNEELHTLLTSAQKETDQDKRAEFYKQAQVIIKEDAPWIPLVHTTPILAGKANLKDFVPSPLGTESYANAYFE; this is encoded by the coding sequence ATGAGAAAAAAATGGTTATCCGGGGTCATGGCTATGGCCATGAGCACAGTGTTGATTCTGTCGGGCTGCTCCAGCACGAGTAACGAAGGTACAGGCAATTCCCCCGCTCCGGCGGAAGGTAGTGAGCCTCCGGCAGAAGTGGCCGCACAGGATACGATGATAATGGGACGTGGCGGAGATTCCGTAGCGCTGGACCCGGCAATCGTTACCGATGGGGAGTCGCTGAAGATTGGACATCAGGTTTTCGACTCATTGCTGGACTACAAAGAAGGTGGAACCGAGGTTGTTCCGGGACTGGCTGAGAGTTGGGAGATTTCGGCGGATGGACTTAAGTATGACTTCAAGCTGAAGTCCGGCGTGAAATTCCACGATGGTACTGATTTCAACGCAGAGGCTGTGGTGTTCAACTTCAATCGATGGAGTGACCCGGCCAGTGAATATAAATTTGAGGGAGATTCCTTCGACTATTATGACTCCATGTTTGGTCCGGAAGACGGACGCGTGATCAAGGAAGTGAAGGCGATTGACGAGACAACGGTCGAGTTCACCCTGAACCAGCCACAAGCACCTTTCCTGCAAAACATTGCGATGACGCCATTTGGCATTGCAAGTCCAACTGCGATTCAGGAGAAAAAAGAGAATTTCAAGAGCGAGCCAGTAGGCACAGGCCCATTTGTATTCAAAGAGTGGAAGCGGAACGACTCCATCACTCTGGAGAAGAATCCGAATTACTGGAAAGAGGGACTGCCGAAGCTGAACAAAGTGATCGTGCGCTCCATTCCGGATAACACGGCTCGCTTCAATGCGCTGCAAAACGGCGAGATTGATATCATGGAAGACCTGAACCCGGATGATCTTTCTATCCTTGAAGGAAATAGCGAGCTGCAAAAAATCGAGCGTCCACCATTTAACGTGTCATACATTGGTTTCAACTTTAAGAAAAAACCGTTTGATAACGTGAAAGTAAGACAAGCCCTCAACCATGCGGTAAACAAGCAGGGCATTATCGATGCTTTCTTTGCGGGACAAGCGCAGGCAGCGGTAAACCCGATGCCGCCAACGCTTTGGGGGTATAACGACAGTATTGAGGACTATGCTTACGATCTGGAAAAAGCAAAAGCATTACTTGCCGAAGCTGGCTATCCTGATGGATTGCCTGACCCGGTAACGTTCTACGCAATGCCGGTATCCCGACCGTATATGCCTGACGGCAAGAAGGTAGCCGAAGCGATCCAGGCCGATTTTGAGAAAATCGGAGTGACCGTAAACATCGAATCACCAGAATGGGCAACGTATCTGGATGATGCCAAAGCCGGGGTGAAAGATGACATTTACATGCTCGGCTGGACTGGCGATAACGGTGACCCGGATAACTTCCTGTACACGCTGCTCGATAAGGATGCGATCCCGGGTAACAACCGCAGCTTCTACGTCAACGAAGAATTGCATACGTTGCTGACGAGTGCGCAGAAAGAAACGGATCAGGACAAACGTGCGGAATTCTACAAGCAGGCGCAAGTGATTATTAAGGAAGATGCTCCATGGATTCCACTGGTGCACACCACTCCTATTTTGGCTGGTAAAGCGAACCTGAAAGATTTCGTACCGTCCCCATTGGGCACGGAATCCTATGCCAATGCTTATTTTGAATAA
- a CDS encoding ABC transporter permease, translating to MNSYIVKRVLVLLPVLLGMTLIVFSIIHAIPGDPAETILGQKATEQSKQALRDQLGLDKPWFQQYFAYLGDLFKGDLGTSIRTKVPIAQEIVPYLTATLELTMASMLFAIIIGVNAGIVSAWKHNSWFDYCCMVIALVGVSMPIFWLGLMEQWLFANKLHWLPSIGRMNARDPIEAITGLYVLDTMIAGRWDQLWTVTKHLLLPSIALGTIPMAVIARMTRSSMLEVMSSDYIRTAKAKGLGPFFVVYGHALKNAFIPVLTVIGIQTGSLLGGAVLTETIFAWPGVGRYIYEAISSRDYPVIQSGILIVAFFFVVINLIVDLLYAVFDPRISYK from the coding sequence GTGAACAGTTACATCGTCAAACGTGTACTCGTGTTACTGCCCGTGCTGCTGGGCATGACCCTGATCGTCTTTTCCATTATCCACGCCATTCCGGGTGATCCGGCCGAGACCATACTCGGGCAAAAGGCAACCGAACAATCCAAGCAAGCTCTGCGTGACCAGCTCGGACTGGACAAACCATGGTTTCAACAATATTTCGCTTATCTGGGCGACCTGTTTAAGGGAGATCTGGGCACATCCATCCGCACCAAGGTTCCCATTGCCCAGGAAATTGTGCCATATCTGACAGCGACCCTCGAATTAACGATGGCGAGTATGCTGTTTGCGATCATTATTGGCGTGAATGCCGGGATTGTCAGTGCGTGGAAACATAACTCGTGGTTCGATTACTGCTGCATGGTCATTGCATTGGTGGGCGTGTCGATGCCGATTTTCTGGCTCGGGTTGATGGAACAGTGGCTGTTTGCGAACAAACTGCACTGGCTGCCGTCCATCGGCAGAATGAATGCGCGAGATCCGATCGAAGCCATTACGGGCTTGTATGTGTTGGATACGATGATTGCCGGACGATGGGATCAGCTGTGGACAGTAACAAAACATTTGCTGCTGCCAAGTATAGCACTCGGCACGATTCCGATGGCCGTTATTGCCCGGATGACGCGTTCCAGCATGCTCGAAGTAATGAGTTCGGATTATATCCGAACCGCGAAGGCGAAAGGACTCGGCCCGTTTTTCGTCGTATATGGACATGCGTTGAAAAATGCGTTTATTCCCGTGCTCACCGTCATCGGCATACAGACCGGATCTTTGCTGGGTGGAGCCGTGCTGACCGAAACGATCTTTGCTTGGCCTGGTGTTGGGCGCTATATATATGAAGCAATTAGTTCGAGGGATTATCCGGTGATCCAAAGCGGCATTCTGATCGTGGCATTCTTCTTCGTAGTGATCAACCTGATTGTGGACTTGCTGTACGCCGTATTCGATCCGCGTATTAGTTATAAATGA
- the nikC gene encoding nickel transporter permease, translating into MAKLSTNTGASIDAASARASGPWREAWRTFRKNRLALAGLIIIVFFILLAFAAPYIAPYDYKEQVLTDRLQAPSAEHWFGTDDLGRDVFSRVLHGARISLWVGFFSVIGSIIAGALLGLIAGYYGKWADMLISRLFDILLAFPAILLAIAIVAILGPSLQNALLAIAIVNIPTYGRLVRSRVLSLRQEEFITSARTLGAGNMRILFRHILPNSLTPLIVQGTLGIGTAIIEAAALGFLGMGAQPPDPEWGKMLSDSRQFLQKAPWTLIFPGLSIMFTVLGFNLLGDGLRDTLDPKMAKK; encoded by the coding sequence ATGGCCAAATTATCGACTAATACCGGAGCATCTATTGACGCCGCGTCAGCACGTGCATCAGGTCCATGGCGGGAAGCCTGGAGAACGTTTCGGAAAAATCGGCTTGCGCTGGCAGGCTTGATCATTATCGTTTTTTTCATCCTATTGGCCTTTGCTGCCCCGTACATTGCCCCGTATGATTACAAAGAGCAGGTACTCACGGATCGTCTGCAAGCCCCTTCGGCAGAGCATTGGTTCGGTACCGATGATCTCGGGCGTGACGTATTCTCCAGAGTGCTGCATGGAGCGCGCATTTCATTGTGGGTTGGTTTCTTCTCTGTTATTGGCTCTATTATTGCGGGGGCTTTGCTTGGTCTGATTGCCGGATATTATGGAAAATGGGCAGACATGCTCATCTCACGTTTGTTCGATATCTTGCTCGCTTTCCCGGCGATACTACTGGCAATTGCCATTGTGGCGATTCTTGGCCCGTCCTTGCAAAATGCATTACTCGCGATAGCGATCGTGAACATCCCGACCTACGGACGACTAGTGCGTTCAAGGGTACTTAGCTTGAGACAGGAGGAATTCATTACATCAGCACGTACGCTGGGGGCTGGCAATATGCGAATTCTGTTCCGGCACATCTTGCCCAATAGTCTCACCCCGCTCATCGTTCAAGGCACACTGGGGATTGGAACAGCGATTATTGAAGCGGCTGCGCTCGGATTTCTCGGCATGGGGGCCCAACCACCTGACCCGGAATGGGGCAAAATGCTGTCGGATTCCCGCCAGTTTCTGCAAAAAGCACCGTGGACGCTTATTTTCCCAGGACTCTCTATCATGTTCACCGTGCTTGGTTTCAACTTGTTGGGCGACGGCCTGCGCGATACCCTTGATCCAAAGATGGCCAAAAAATAG
- the htpG gene encoding molecular chaperone HtpG, translated as MAKKEFQAESKRLLDMMINSIYTQREIFLRELISNSSDAIDKIYYKALTDDTLVFNKEDYYIKLTIDKENRTLTLTDTGIGMTQEELENNLGVIAKSGSLAFKKENEAKDGHNIIGQFGVGFYSAFMVADKLAVTSKTLGSDEAWKWESEGADGYTISPAEKDSVGTEIVLTIKQNTEEDSYDEFLEEYRLRSIIKKYSDFIRYPIKMDVTGQRAKEGTENEFEEYKEEQTVNSMVPIWRKNKSELTEEDYNNFYMEKRYGFDKPLKHLHISADGAVVYNAILFIPENTPFDYYTKEYEKGLELYSNGVLIMDKCGDLLPDYFGFVKGMVDSEDLSLNISREMLQHDRQLSLIAKNIKNKIKSQLQSLLKDERENYEKFYQAFGRQLKYGVYSDYGVNKDTLQDLLLFSSSKEKKLVSLDEYVSRMPEDQKYIYYASGESIERIEKLPQIEGVLDKGYEVLYFTDDIDEFAIKMITNYKEKEFKSISSGDLGIEDSTDKEETDAQDNDNKELFEAMQAQLGGKVKAVKASKRLRSHPVCLSTEGELTIEMEKILKAMPNSENVQADKVLEINVNHDVFKSLKDAFAQDKEKLSLYTSLLYHQALLIEGLPIQDPVEFTNDICKVMV; from the coding sequence ATGGCTAAAAAAGAATTCCAGGCTGAATCCAAACGCTTGCTGGATATGATGATCAACTCCATTTACACCCAAAGAGAAATCTTCTTGAGAGAACTGATCTCCAACTCCAGTGACGCCATTGACAAAATATATTACAAAGCACTGACTGACGATACACTCGTTTTCAACAAAGAGGACTACTACATCAAGCTTACCATCGACAAAGAAAACCGTACGCTTACGCTCACTGATACAGGAATCGGGATGACCCAGGAAGAGCTGGAGAACAATCTGGGAGTTATCGCGAAGAGCGGCTCGCTGGCGTTCAAGAAAGAGAATGAAGCCAAAGACGGCCACAACATCATTGGACAATTCGGGGTTGGTTTCTACTCCGCATTTATGGTGGCAGACAAGCTGGCGGTAACGAGTAAAACGTTGGGCAGCGACGAAGCATGGAAATGGGAATCCGAAGGTGCGGATGGGTACACGATCTCGCCAGCCGAGAAAGATTCCGTGGGTACGGAAATCGTCCTGACGATCAAACAAAATACCGAAGAAGATTCGTATGACGAATTTTTGGAAGAGTACCGCTTGAGATCCATCATCAAGAAATACTCCGACTTCATTCGTTACCCAATCAAGATGGATGTGACAGGTCAGCGTGCAAAAGAGGGTACGGAGAACGAATTCGAAGAGTACAAAGAAGAGCAAACCGTGAACAGCATGGTGCCGATCTGGCGTAAAAATAAAAGCGAACTGACCGAAGAAGATTACAACAACTTCTATATGGAAAAACGCTACGGTTTTGACAAACCGCTCAAACACCTGCACATCAGCGCAGATGGCGCAGTGGTATATAATGCGATCCTGTTTATCCCGGAGAACACACCATTCGATTATTATACAAAAGAGTATGAAAAAGGGCTTGAACTGTACTCTAACGGTGTATTGATCATGGACAAATGCGGTGATTTGCTGCCAGATTACTTTGGATTTGTAAAAGGTATGGTGGACTCGGAAGATCTGTCCCTGAACATCTCCCGTGAAATGCTGCAACACGATCGTCAGCTCAGCCTGATCGCGAAGAACATCAAGAACAAAATCAAGAGCCAACTGCAAAGCTTGCTCAAGGACGAGCGTGAGAATTACGAGAAGTTCTATCAAGCGTTTGGCCGTCAGTTGAAGTATGGTGTATACAGCGACTATGGCGTGAACAAGGACACTCTGCAGGATCTGCTTTTGTTCTCTTCTTCCAAGGAGAAAAAGCTGGTTAGCCTGGACGAGTACGTTTCCAGAATGCCTGAAGATCAGAAGTACATCTACTACGCATCCGGTGAATCCATTGAACGAATTGAGAAGCTGCCACAGATCGAGGGTGTACTCGACAAAGGTTATGAAGTATTGTACTTCACCGATGACATCGATGAGTTTGCAATCAAGATGATCACAAACTACAAAGAGAAAGAATTCAAATCTATCTCCAGCGGTGATCTGGGCATCGAGGACAGTACAGACAAAGAAGAAACAGACGCACAGGACAACGACAACAAAGAGTTGTTCGAAGCGATGCAAGCACAGCTTGGCGGCAAAGTAAAAGCTGTTAAAGCTTCCAAACGCCTGAGAAGCCATCCGGTATGTTTGTCCACCGAAGGTGAGCTGACGATTGAGATGGAGAAAATCCTGAAAGCCATGCCGAACAGCGAAAATGTACAGGCAGACAAAGTGCTGGAGATCAACGTAAATCACGATGTCTTCAAATCCCTGAAAGACGCATTTGCACAGGATAAAGAGAAATTGAGCCTGTACACAAGCTTGCTGTATCATCAAGCACTGCTGATCGAAGGACTGCCGATTCAAGACCCGGTAGAGTTCACCAACGATATCTGCAAAGTTATGGTTTAA
- a CDS encoding dGTP triphosphohydrolase, with protein MQWNDLREHRQYPELTKLDGARAAYERDYSRLIHSPTFRRLQGKSQVFGAGTGDYYRTRLTHSLEVAQIAREAARSLLRRYPEVELNQADNPGLIIDSEVVECAAIAHDFGHPPFGHKGEEVLDGILDDLINTEVKKIMKKNRGAKSPQPEPEIRAELKRKYEHFEGNAHNFRLIMYLEKREDIDGLNLSDAVLLGINKYPYPGTESKKGMYHHEWQYIREIRNRWHIPAGKKTLEAQLMDLCDDIAYSAHDLEDGIKAGKIEVHEHFLQDPHINRLIVDKITTLEDLFWNGWTREAIGKKVEEVLASFLRIWNEKMPFCENDYSRTRREVKAYWVSLFVASLGVIDNGDWKKVTFVREGAEDLDMLRTVSVLKSFAWVTMIRDLRVQRLQKRSEWMIKRLWDAFLDPETSKSIIPSDWLQRYEKDQAKANPIWTWEHMVIDYIAGMTDAFAEKIYNELYGLKVGSIYDLD; from the coding sequence ATGCAATGGAACGATCTGAGAGAACATAGACAATATCCTGAACTAACAAAACTGGATGGGGCTCGTGCAGCCTATGAGCGGGACTATTCCAGACTGATACATTCACCGACTTTTCGTCGGCTGCAAGGCAAATCGCAGGTGTTTGGTGCAGGAACGGGCGATTATTATCGCACACGATTGACCCACTCCCTGGAGGTGGCGCAGATTGCCCGAGAAGCGGCAAGAAGCTTGCTGCGTCGCTACCCGGAGGTGGAGTTGAATCAGGCGGACAACCCCGGACTGATTATTGATTCGGAAGTGGTGGAATGTGCCGCGATTGCGCATGACTTCGGTCACCCGCCTTTTGGGCATAAAGGGGAAGAAGTGCTGGATGGCATCCTCGATGATCTCATTAACACTGAGGTCAAGAAAATCATGAAGAAAAATCGTGGGGCCAAATCACCTCAACCGGAACCGGAGATTCGTGCAGAGCTAAAGCGGAAATATGAGCACTTTGAAGGTAACGCGCATAACTTCCGCCTCATTATGTATTTGGAAAAACGGGAAGATATCGATGGGCTGAACCTGTCGGATGCGGTGCTGCTTGGCATTAACAAGTATCCGTATCCTGGCACGGAGAGCAAGAAAGGCATGTATCATCATGAATGGCAGTATATCCGCGAGATTCGCAATCGTTGGCACATCCCTGCTGGCAAAAAGACGCTTGAAGCGCAGCTGATGGACCTCTGCGATGATATTGCGTATTCCGCACATGATCTGGAAGATGGCATCAAGGCAGGCAAAATCGAAGTACATGAGCATTTCCTGCAAGATCCGCATATCAATCGATTGATTGTGGATAAGATTACGACACTGGAGGATCTGTTCTGGAACGGATGGACAAGGGAAGCGATTGGCAAAAAAGTTGAAGAAGTCCTCGCTTCGTTCCTACGCATCTGGAATGAAAAGATGCCGTTCTGTGAGAATGATTACTCACGAACCCGCCGTGAGGTCAAGGCTTACTGGGTCAGCCTTTTTGTCGCTAGCCTGGGGGTTATTGATAACGGAGACTGGAAAAAGGTGACGTTTGTCCGTGAAGGCGCCGAGGACCTGGATATGCTCCGTACGGTGAGTGTGCTCAAGAGCTTTGCCTGGGTGACCATGATTCGCGACCTGCGTGTGCAGAGGCTGCAAAAGCGCAGCGAATGGATGATTAAACGTCTGTGGGATGCTTTCCTTGATCCGGAAACGTCCAAATCCATTATCCCGTCCGATTGGCTGCAACGCTATGAGAAGGATCAGGCGAAAGCAAATCCGATCTGGACTTGGGAGCACATGGTGATTGATTATATTGCCGGGATGACGGACGCGTTTGCCGAGAAAATATACAATGAACTGTACGGTCTCAAGGTTGGTTCCATCTACGATCTGGATTAG
- a CDS encoding MsnO8 family LLM class oxidoreductase: MRRLGAKISGKYNLGVLDLVPRLNGATAEQALQQSVTLAQHAEAWGYSRYWTSEHHDMDELASASPEVLLAHIGARTNTIQLGSGAVLLPHYSPLKVAESFRLLAALYPGRIELGLGRAPGGGPHATMALSGNYLQHVSKLPESLAALTELLEDRYTYEEHPVTARPIPELPLSLWMLGTNVKSAEFAARFGMGYVFGQFMSDADGTEAVRRYREGFIPSANRKEPEVMVAVSVLCAETQEEALSWSREMAERRRAAGKENSTQSDNVSTSTGTNDMTDANENEVQRHYAGTPEQVSKQLQQVCQRLNTDRLLVVTTGPDYERRLASYKLLVNA; this comes from the coding sequence ATGAGACGCTTGGGCGCGAAGATCAGTGGAAAATACAATCTGGGCGTACTTGACCTTGTCCCAAGGTTGAACGGCGCCACAGCAGAGCAGGCGCTTCAACAATCCGTTACACTTGCGCAGCATGCTGAAGCATGGGGCTATTCAAGGTACTGGACGTCGGAGCACCATGATATGGACGAACTTGCATCAGCATCACCGGAAGTGCTGCTTGCTCATATTGGTGCGCGAACGAACACGATCCAGCTTGGCTCCGGTGCCGTACTGTTACCACATTATAGCCCGCTTAAGGTAGCGGAGTCGTTTCGACTATTGGCGGCGCTCTACCCGGGGCGAATTGAGTTAGGCTTGGGACGTGCTCCTGGGGGCGGTCCCCATGCAACGATGGCCTTGAGTGGCAATTATTTGCAGCATGTATCCAAGTTGCCAGAATCGCTCGCGGCACTGACCGAACTACTGGAAGATCGTTACACTTATGAAGAACATCCGGTGACAGCCCGCCCGATTCCGGAACTTCCATTATCCTTATGGATGTTGGGTACCAACGTGAAGAGTGCTGAGTTTGCTGCACGTTTCGGTATGGGGTATGTATTCGGACAATTCATGAGTGATGCGGATGGTACGGAGGCTGTGCGGCGTTATCGGGAGGGCTTTATCCCCAGCGCCAATAGGAAAGAGCCGGAGGTTATGGTTGCTGTAAGTGTGCTGTGTGCGGAGACGCAGGAAGAGGCGTTGTCCTGGAGCCGCGAAATGGCGGAGAGACGTAGAGCCGCTGGAAAAGAAAACTCAACGCAGTCTGACAATGTCAGCACAAGTACCGGCACCAACGACATGACCGATGCCAATGAGAATGAGGTACAACGGCATTATGCCGGTACACCTGAACAAGTCTCGAAACAGTTGCAGCAGGTGTGCCAAAGGCTGAATACGGATCGGCTGCTTGTCGTGACAACTGGACCAGATTACGAGAGAAGGTTGGCTTCATACAAGTTGCTGGTGAACGCATAA
- a CDS encoding methyl-accepting chemotaxis protein yields the protein MFSRFRIKSIGLRISIAFYLLILCLILLSVTIVTQMNSMERNTNMITNNWMPSIQQINRLNYTTEHILSLSYRHFDAQAGAKADLAEERTKYIRETAQAIKIYDQQQKTDEEKEHWEALKTKWEAYLKINTQSIKLSDEGQEQLAKEVSEKGAASFDAMQVHLDYLVDYNQEQSDLSAAQTIRSVQDGRIIIVIGVLVMIIITAIAIPIIRSQVVKPLLRVISAVKLIAEGQLNVQDIHTKHEDEVGVLAKAVNDMKGNLTSMVLNVRRIAEAVNRQSSELAISSEEVKIGSRQIAITMEESAKAAESQAETAVESARTVEGLNAHIQQHSEQGNQLRLMSDLILKQGQTGRESMEQSVNQMLQIAGAVSSSMNKMEQLDRKNEDISQLVQVIHDIARQTNLLALNASIEAARAGESGRGFAVVAAEVRKLSEAVRTSVEEITVITEDIQKDSQGVVEELRTGVLETERGQQQVRNSGNLFRTISESVEGMVQVIGTMTDGLEGMQEASGRMNDFSQQISAVSEESAASVEEVSASAEEQVSSMETISGNIQTLKDLSEDLLSSIEKLKI from the coding sequence ATGTTCAGCAGATTCAGGATCAAGAGTATCGGTCTGCGTATCAGCATCGCGTTCTATCTATTAATCCTCTGTTTAATTCTTCTTAGTGTCACGATTGTTACACAAATGAACTCGATGGAAAGAAACACGAATATGATCACCAATAACTGGATGCCCTCCATCCAGCAGATTAACCGATTGAATTATACAACAGAACATATTTTGTCATTGAGCTATCGTCACTTTGATGCACAGGCAGGGGCCAAAGCGGACCTTGCTGAAGAGCGCACCAAATACATTCGCGAAACGGCTCAGGCTATTAAAATATATGATCAGCAGCAGAAGACGGATGAAGAAAAAGAACATTGGGAAGCTTTAAAGACCAAGTGGGAAGCTTACCTGAAGATTAACACGCAATCCATCAAGCTGAGTGATGAAGGTCAGGAACAACTGGCTAAGGAAGTATCCGAAAAAGGGGCCGCCTCCTTCGATGCCATGCAAGTCCATCTGGACTATCTGGTGGATTACAATCAGGAGCAATCCGATCTCTCAGCAGCTCAGACGATCAGATCCGTACAGGATGGCCGAATCATTATCGTCATTGGTGTTCTCGTGATGATTATCATTACGGCGATTGCGATCCCGATTATCCGTTCACAAGTTGTCAAACCGCTGCTTCGGGTGATCAGTGCTGTGAAGCTGATTGCGGAGGGTCAATTAAATGTTCAGGACATACATACCAAACATGAAGACGAAGTTGGTGTACTTGCCAAAGCCGTGAATGACATGAAAGGTAATCTGACCTCCATGGTACTGAATGTCAGACGAATCGCTGAAGCCGTTAACCGCCAAAGCAGCGAACTGGCCATTTCCTCTGAAGAGGTTAAGATCGGCAGTCGCCAAATTGCCATAACGATGGAAGAGTCGGCAAAGGCGGCAGAGAGTCAGGCGGAAACGGCTGTTGAATCTGCCCGTACGGTCGAGGGATTGAACGCACATATCCAGCAACATTCCGAGCAGGGAAATCAGCTTCGACTAATGTCGGACCTGATTCTGAAACAAGGACAGACCGGTCGCGAGTCCATGGAGCAATCCGTGAACCAAATGTTACAGATTGCCGGCGCAGTTTCGTCTTCCATGAACAAGATGGAACAGCTGGACCGCAAAAACGAAGATATATCACAGTTGGTTCAAGTCATTCATGACATTGCGCGCCAGACCAACCTGCTCGCATTGAATGCCTCCATTGAAGCTGCCCGTGCAGGGGAGAGTGGACGCGGATTTGCAGTTGTTGCAGCAGAAGTACGGAAGTTGTCTGAAGCCGTTCGGACCTCTGTAGAGGAGATTACAGTCATCACGGAGGATATCCAGAAGGATTCTCAGGGTGTTGTTGAGGAATTGCGAACAGGTGTACTGGAAACAGAGCGCGGGCAACAGCAAGTACGTAATTCCGGCAATCTGTTCCGTACCATTAGTGAGTCGGTCGAGGGGATGGTCCAAGTCATTGGTACAATGACGGATGGACTGGAAGGCATGCAGGAAGCGAGCGGACGCATGAATGATTTCAGTCAACAAATTTCGGCAGTATCCGAGGAATCCGCGGCAAGTGTAGAGGAAGTGTCAGCTTCGGCCGAGGAACAGGTGAGTTCGATGGAAACAATTAGCGGCAATATTCAAACCCTGAAAGATCTGTCCGAAGATCTGCTTTCTTCCATTGAAAAATTAAAAATATAA